The sequence below is a genomic window from Nitrospira sp..
TCCGAGGATTTCTCATCGACGCCTTTTCAGATCAGGCCTATGGTGGGACAGGGCAGACGGTCGATTGGACCTTGGCGCAGGAAGCCGCTCGCTCGGCGCCCATCATCTTGGCCGGTGGACTCACTCCAGTTAATGTGGCCGACGCGATTACCCATGTGCGCCCCTATGGGGTTGATGTGAGCAGTGGCGTGGAACAGAGCCCCGGCAAGAAAGATCCAGACAAAGTCAAAGCCTTCATTCAATCGGTACGCCTTGTGTCTATCTGATCGCCGCGGATATACTGCCAACCCGTTATTGAGGAGAGCTTGATCCCATGTCGATGCTTCCAGATAGTCATGGCCGGTTCGGACCGTATGGTGGCCGGTATGTACCGGAAACCCTCATGCCGGCGCTCTTGGAATTGGAAGAAGAATATGCCAAAGCCAAGAAAGACCGCCGGTTTCAGACCGATCTCGCTTATTACCTCAAACAGTACGTGGGACGTCCGACCAGTCTCTACAGTGCCGATCGACTCACGAAAAAACTGGGCGGCGCCAAGATTTACCTGAAACGTGAAGACCTCTGCCATACCGGTGCGCACAAGATCAACAATGCCATCGGGCAAGTGTTGCTGGCCATGCGCATGAAGAAGCGGCGCATCATTGCTGAGACCGGAGCCGGTCAGCACGGTGTGGCAACTGCCACGGCGGCCGCGTTGTTCGGACTGGAATGCGAAATCTATATGGGCACAGAAGACATGCAGCGGCAGGCGTTGAATGTCTTCCGCATGCGGTTACTCGGTGCAAAAGTGACCGGAGTTGATGCCGGCAGTCGTACATTGAAAGATGCCATCAGTGAAGCGATGCGGGATTGGACGACCAATGTCCGCACGACCCATTACATCCTGGGTTCGGTGCTTGGGGCCCACCCCTATCCCATGATGATCCGTGACTTTCAGGCGATCATTGGAAAGGAAGCGCGAAAACAGATTCTTGCCGCGGAGGGCAAGTTGCCGAATTATCTGGTGGCCTGTGTTGGAGGCGGGAGTAATTCGATCGGGCTGTTCCATGCGTTTCTGGAGGATCGCAAGGTCAAGATGGTTGGGGTCGAAGCCGGAGGGAGCGGGATTGAGAACGGCAAACATGCCGCGCGGTTTTCCGGTGGGAAACCAGGGGTCTTGCAAGGCACCATGACGTATCTGCTGCAGGACGAGAACGGGCAGATCAATTTGACCCATTCCGTCTCAGCAGGCTTGGACTATGCCGCGGTCGGTCCGGAACACAGTCTCTATCACGATCAAGGCCGCATCGAGTACACCTACGCGACAGATGGTGAAGCGCTGGCTGCCTTTGATCTCCTGGCGCATGAAGAGGGCATCGTGCCGGCGTTGGAAAGCGCACATGCCATTGCAGAAGTCGTCAAGTTAGCGCCAAGGCTCAAGAAGTCGCAGCTCATCATTGCCAACCTCTCCGGTCGTGGGGACAAAGATGTGCAACAGGTGGCTAAGATGCGGGGGGTGGAGTTATGACCGGTCGGTTGGAGGCGACCTTTGCTCGTCTGCGCGCCAAGAGAGAGAAAGCGCTCATTGCCTACCTCATGGCGGGTGACCCGGGGCTGCCCGAAACAGAACAGCTGGTTGTAGCCCTAGAACAGGCGGGGGCCGATATCATCGAACTGGGAGTGCCCTTCTCAGATCCAATCGCAGACGGGCCGGTCATTCAGCAGGCGGCCGAACGGGCGTTGAAGAGCGGCACGACACTACGGAAAATTCTGACGTCAATCAAGTCGCTCAGGCAGCGCACGGAGATCCCGATCGTCCTCATGCTGTACTACAACTCGATCCATGCGATGGGGTATCAGGAGTTTTGCACGGCTGCAAGTACTGCCGGCGTGGATGGGTTGATCGTGCCGGATATGCCGCCGGATGAGGCGGGTCCGCTCAAAGGCCCGGCCGATGCCGCAGGACTACCGCTCATCTTCTTACTTGCTCCGACCAGCACAGCCAGTCGGCGAAAACTGGTGGCGGAAGAATCGCACGGGTTTGTCTATTACGTCTCGTTGACGGGGATTACCGGCGCGAAGCTCAGCAATGTGACGGATATCCAAGAGAACGTCAAAAAGCTCAAGAAAGTCTCCGCCTCTCCCGTCGCCGTCGGGTTCGGCGTGGCCACGCCCGAGGATGCTGCGCAGGTCTCTAGAATGGCCGACGGAGTCATCGTCGGCAGCGCTATCGTGAAACGCATCGCGTCTCATCGCCAAGATTCGGCGATGGTCAGGCAGGTCGCTGAGTTTGTCCGATCGCTCAAAGCCGCGATGGCACCAGCCTAACTGGCCGTTCGGCCACAGGGACCTCCGCACATCATTTCTTGTGCAAGTCGTTCACTCTCGTAGTAGCTTC
It includes:
- the trpB gene encoding tryptophan synthase subunit beta, producing the protein MLPDSHGRFGPYGGRYVPETLMPALLELEEEYAKAKKDRRFQTDLAYYLKQYVGRPTSLYSADRLTKKLGGAKIYLKREDLCHTGAHKINNAIGQVLLAMRMKKRRIIAETGAGQHGVATATAAALFGLECEIYMGTEDMQRQALNVFRMRLLGAKVTGVDAGSRTLKDAISEAMRDWTTNVRTTHYILGSVLGAHPYPMMIRDFQAIIGKEARKQILAAEGKLPNYLVACVGGGSNSIGLFHAFLEDRKVKMVGVEAGGSGIENGKHAARFSGGKPGVLQGTMTYLLQDENGQINLTHSVSAGLDYAAVGPEHSLYHDQGRIEYTYATDGEALAAFDLLAHEEGIVPALESAHAIAEVVKLAPRLKKSQLIIANLSGRGDKDVQQVAKMRGVEL
- a CDS encoding tryptophan synthase subunit alpha, giving the protein MTGRLEATFARLRAKREKALIAYLMAGDPGLPETEQLVVALEQAGADIIELGVPFSDPIADGPVIQQAAERALKSGTTLRKILTSIKSLRQRTEIPIVLMLYYNSIHAMGYQEFCTAASTAGVDGLIVPDMPPDEAGPLKGPADAAGLPLIFLLAPTSTASRRKLVAEESHGFVYYVSLTGITGAKLSNVTDIQENVKKLKKVSASPVAVGFGVATPEDAAQVSRMADGVIVGSAIVKRIASHRQDSAMVRQVAEFVRSLKAAMAPA